From a single Pseudophryne corroboree isolate aPseCor3 chromosome 6, aPseCor3.hap2, whole genome shotgun sequence genomic region:
- the LOC134933522 gene encoding histone H2B 1.1-like, with protein sequence MPRLHKLPINKTDKGSKKAVTKTQKKDGKKRRKSRKESYAIYVYKVLKQVHPDTGISSKAMGIMNSFANDIFERIAGEASRLAHYNKRSTITSREIQTAVRLLLPGELAKHAVSEGTKAVTKYTSAK encoded by the exons ATGCCTCGTTTGCATAAGCTGCCTATAAATAAAACAGAT aaaGGCTCTAAGAAAGCAGTGACCAAGACACAGAAGAAGGATGGGAAGAAGCGTAGGaagagcaggaaggagagttacgccatttacgtctacaaggtgctgaagcaggtgcaccctgacaccggcatctcctccaaggctatgggcatcatgaactcctttgCCAATGACATCTTTGAGCGCATTGCCGGAGAAGCTTCCcgcctggctcactacaacaagcgcTCCACCATCACCTCCCGAGAGATCCAGACTGCcgtacgcctgctgctgccgggagagctggccaagcacgccgtgtccgagggcaccaaggcTGTTACCAAGTACACCAGCGCCAAGTAA